The genomic stretch TCCTTTGGAATGAGAAAGCAGTTTGAATGTACTCATCTGCCAACAGCTGCAGAACCCTTGGGCTAGGTTGTTATCTCTCTGCAGTGAATATTTATATCATTCCCATTTCTTCATTCGCAGATGTTTTCTTCATTCGCAGATGTTTGGTTTTTACTACAGATAGGATAGCCAGAATGATCAGGGTGGTGTCCTATatctttaaaacacattttgattGTGTTCAATCCTTTTAAAATTACACAGCACCTTTAATGATTTATTAGTTTGGTCTTGAGTTTTTAGATTCACCAAGCACTTGAATATTACCTTTTTATTGTCTCACTAAATAGCACCACCAAAATGATAGACTAGGAAAAAATGTATTGTCATCTAGTGAATAGTTTATGGCTTTATCACAGTCCCACAGCTTCCCCTAAAACAACTGACAGCAGGGTCACTTCCTGTATTTCATTTGCCCAGtgacggccggtgacttcttttttcgagggcgcacaatgcgaagttcgtcacaacatgtttgtaacccgtcatgtgtgtggttcatagttcaaaatatgttttcggcgtgtcgagtgatcctatgtgcatcacgtgtcttgtcaaaataagtgcctgctgcagatgcgtctaaagggtttataataaaagagacgctcgcgtttgccagatcctcacataatctcatgcctaatgggagtgtcttgcgtgtattttgtgaacgtgagcgtctcttttatcataaacggttttgacgcgtgtgcagcaggcacttattttgacaaaacacgtgatgcacatggttcacatgacgcaacaaacacatattttgaaaacaccaGCAACACACATGGCACTCCgaacacattattttaaatttgcacccctcggaagagcagtcacaagccgccactgCATTAACCTCACTTATGTGGGGTCAATTTAAAACCAGCTAAAAACATTGCTATTCAAAGACCTTGCTGCAGatgttcactttaaaactaaccaaatttgcacaaacttttcttattttaataacTATTGCTTCAGATATCATAGATTTCCTATTATACATGAAATACAAACGGTAAGGACAAGCGTTAAATATAGTCCCAAAGTGAGAGAATCAAAGAGCCATTTCTCTTCCACGCTAACATCTAGCCCAAGTAAGGTTTGGATCGTAGGTTGTCCCAAATAGTAATTGGACTTTGCTTGCAATAGTGCCTTCATCTGTTAACGTGTGCTTTAAATTTGTCcatgcttgtttgttttatgtccATGGTTGCATTTTCATTCGATTTTGTTTCACCGCTCCATACATCTTCTGCCAGTAGCTCCACTCCGTCCTTGCAAGCAGGCAGCTCTGTGTAAATACTGACAGTGTgaccacagtacaatttgtGTCTCTCGGCTGGTCAGGGTGTTTCCATTGAAAAAATGACAAGATGTAGGCAAACAGAAGCTACATGAAATTTGCATGTAGTGGGGAGCGTGTCGTGATTTTTTGTCTGGGTGTGCCGTTCTGCTGTTCTCTTCCCCTTGATTTACGTGGCGTCTGACTGATTCGTCCAATCTTAGTCTATCTGTGCCGCAGCTCTGCCAGCCGAAAaggcaaaaatgaaaaaaagaaaagacaaCCAACTCAGGTCTCAAATTCATACTTTACACATATTTACAGAAAAGGCACAATAGTTTTTGTTTGCTTTTAGTTTCTCtcatgtttaatttaaattttaaaaaatagATGAGCGAGTTGCCGTACAAAGCTGTCTCTCTTGAGTACTTCTCTGCATACATTCACCATAAAGCATATACAGCTTTGTTTGGGGCCTGGGTTGGTTTGTTACTTGCATCTGGTCTATGATGTGATTATTTTTGTCGCTGTGGCATTTTGCTGAATGTGTAGCATGTTCAGACATACAGGGCCCAGAGTTCAACTGTGTTCCTGAGTATTTGCATGTGTGGTGACCATCGAAAAGAGTTCTGAGAGATGAGAATAGCAGTCTGCCCTTATGCCCCATCCCGAATTCCCGAGTGGCCTCTGTTTGCAAAGCAAGCCAAAGTCTTCAACCTTTGTTTACTGACAAAAGAcaccattttacttttgtagAGCAGAACACCATATTAAAGTGTGGAGGCGTAGGACAAAGAAATTGAAGagaagtatttttttacaggCATTTCATAACTTCGGGTTCTCTGTGGGGTTGCTTATCCACCGCTGGTGGTGCTTTGTGGGTTCACTTATGGTTCAGCAGAACTTCTAAAGAAAAGTTGTGAAagcatatatttttaatgaCCTCTttctaaaatgttaaaaacgtaACTGGAGATTTTTGGATTTTGATTTGGTAGTTTTAATGTTTATGTTGGAATGTTAAAACATACCTATAGAATAGAGTCATCGAGGGCACAGTTAACCGGGATTAAACCCAAACAAAACACTATTTTGCTATTATGAACCTGTTTGAAAAAATCAAAACTACTGCTTTCAAGTCAGCTACTATTTGTTATTTGTCTCTGAGAAATGGTACAGTGTTTGTACTTTATATAAGCTATCTTTCCTGCTATCATAGTTTGTTTGGTATTTGTTCAGGAAATGTGGAGATCGGCTTCCCCTGCCAATCTGATTTTGTTTCTGCTGTATATTTTGGTATGAAGTGGATGTATTCTGGTttctatgattttttttaaagaacctATTTATTGTTTCTTCTTCTTGTGGTTTGCTCTCCCGTTGCACTGTGTAATGAAATGTTAATATTGCTTCCATGCAACAATGAAAGTCATTTATTGCAGATCAGATAAGACTCTTGATTTTCCTTTCTCTTAAAGGCAGTATCACAAAATCAGGGGTAACAAATATCCTCAAACGAGTGGCTTGTGTTAGCGGTGCAGTCTAGCTCAGTTTCCTGTGGGGTGGAGCGCTGAGCCTAGAATAACAGGCAGTACCTGAGCACAATGGAAACATGGTCATACTGGGAGCACCGCCATGGGCTATGCAGAGGAACGAGATGTTGTTCCATTATCATTGCTACAGTGGTGGTCGATGTCGATGTGGTACAGTATTTTGAGATATTAAATCATGATATCTCAAGCTTGTTATGTTCAATTCATACAgacttgtctgtctgtatggCACAGACATCGACTTAACCAGCACGCTCCTTTTGTGGGAGGGTCTTCATAAGTGTTTTTCCTATGATTCCTCATAGGACGTCATTTGTGTTCATTTTCTATCTGTCATCAACCTtatcaaatttaaatgtgaTTTGCTTATATTGTACGCAATAACCTGGTGCTATGCAGACATCCTGGATGTAAGGAAGACAATGCACTGGCACTGTGTGGTACTGTAGATACTTTTTCCTGATATGCTTATATATAGAAATACCTTTATTTAGATATATTATACATGTAAATATTAGGTACTTTTATGCTTATGCAAACATATTTATAGAACAAACAAAACCAAATTCTTCATTATCATCAGCTGCTTCGAGTTACTTAATACCTGCATATCTTAATCACTTGAATTTACAGAGCCTGGGACAAACTTCTTATGGACAAACTCTCTACACTGGGCACcatgggcctcatttataaaatgctgcataGAAACCATACTTCATTTGATCTTatgatcatttatcaaaaatgcataagtgtgattcataaaccgaacttACGCACAGAAAATGCACATACCTCTTTCTTAGATATGACAtttataaatcgcaaatgatcttgaacttgtgcgcagctGAGCAGTTTAAGACCttcgcctttaaacgatgcctaattaatgtcatagacatataaaagagcgcttgtcaatgtttaaacccaatttcaaGCAGCAAGAATGGTTTATATtgccaaaaacctgcagcaatcagacaagcaataGTGCGTAGGTTGGCTCAGACCCTGGCGTGGCGCTaaaagcacttttccacgtcaaagatagtttttataaatatgaacTTTGCCGTGAATTTttgcacgctttataaatgaggcccatgAGTATAGCCTGTACTATAGATgaccttaaaggcggggtgcatgatctctgaaagccaatgttgacatttaaaatcaacTAAACAAACTAGCCTCTACCttaatagaatctggaccttcttttgatagacccgccccacacatacgcaacccagacaacgatgttggttaatagacacaccccttattgttgattggctacaagtgtgttttggtagttggcctgactcccttttccaatgtttttttttttaatcatgcaCCCCGCATTTAATGGGTCACCCTTTCACAAACATTCCTATTTTTTCTCCCCAAAAATAGACCTTCTCTATATTTAAGTCAATGACAAAAGTGTTATCCCAGTTCTGAAATTTTCTTTTGGTAAACGTTCAAAAAATTGTCAACATCAGTTTTCTTAGTTTTCAAGGAAAACGAGTGAGTCATGGTTCCCATATTTCCCAATTTGTGATTATTTTCTTGAAATTCTTTATCAAATGGCAACTTTAAACTGTAGAAGTTGCACTTTAAACTGCTGAAGTTGCCATTTGTTGGTCAAAATATTGATATACCCTATGCAAGTCCTCTGAAGAAATGCAAAACCTTCTCTCTCCAAGCTATGAACATTGGGAGGGCTGGATTGACATCAGAGAGCATCTGCTTTTGCCCTTCTTTCCTGCTGGTTCAGGTTATTTTCTGCTTTGACATTTGCATTATTTACAGCCATATTTGGAGatgaaatatactgtatataacaaAAAATGTCAGTCTAATATATTCCACCCTTAACTACCTCTAACCAAAGACTGAAGGCCGAAGGTATTTGTTGTCCCAAaaaattctgccatcatttactcaccttcatttcaaaccatgtctttatttagaaaacaaaaTGAGAATATCTGCACCGATTCTTTATGCAATTACATTAATTGGGCACTGTCGCTTTAAAAGCCATGAAAGTGGTCCATATGACTCATAAACTATATTCCAAGCCTCATAAAGCAATAACATTGGGTGAAAAACAGACAGGATGGcagaattttcttttcttttttggtgACCTGTTGCTTTAAGACTCACAAATGAGAAGCAATAAGCTGCACCGTTGGCAAAATAATGTCATACTGACATTTGCACTCTTGTTTATTCCAACTCTACAAAACCACAAGGACAAAAATGTCTGTGTGTTGCTTAAATCTTCAATATTCTGCATTTTTTGACTGTCACACCTTGTATAACAGGAAACATTCACTGATTCTATTTAAAGAACAGAAGATTAACACAAACATCACATAAATCTTTCCTAATGGCAAATTACAACTCTTAACCTTTAATCAGCGTGTCTACCATTAGACATTATGCTGCTCATCAGTTGCAACACAACCAACTTTTCATTGAAGAGAAATCGATACACATACCAGTACACGTAACCTATGACTCGGGTACCTGAATCAATCATACAGTATGCACCCTTGAGTGCCGTTACCGAGAATGAACAAGAAGTTTAATGATGATGCAGTGCACTCGCCTGAGCACCTGGCAGCTGCCGAGCCGAAAAAATGCAGTGTGCTGAACAATATGCAGTCCCTTAGAGAGTAATTCTGCATTCAGAAAACAGAATTTACTGTTCAGGTTTTTCCACAGgggtttattttaaaaaatgagaCATTgtctataataaaaaaaatctagaacTAGTTAAAGAGAAGGCAATTTCTCAAGGACAACATTGTTTattacaacaataaaaactgcATACAAGtattacaataaataaaagagTCAGTTACTGCTTTGGTCCAATTTTGATCTAATTACATTTGAGCAGCTATTATTCATTTCCCGTCTTAACTTCATTTGCTTGACATAAACAATGTTCTGAAGTTAATTAAGTTTTTACAAAGCCGTACAAAAAATACCGAAACATATAAAAACATTCACAATAAAACAATTGGCAAATACTGTTAGTATTCATATAAAAATGCATATTGCAACTTCTACTACAAAAATAAGACTTATAGAAGGCACACTGTACTGTGCAGAATCAGTAAAATCCATATGAAAAATAAATCCTTCGTTACTGGTCCTCTGATTACAGCAGGTCTTTCACCAGTGACTGTCCCTTAATACTGTATGTAACCTTGCTGCCAAGTCAAAGGGCGGAAAGGGTTTACAGTTCATCTGTAAAATAACAATCCACAGCTTCACCACTGTAGATACAAACACGCTTGAAATGACAAAGTGTTGAGAGAAAGataaaacagagagagagagagagagcaaaaatCTGATGGGCTGAACTTGCTCTGGAGTAATCCCAAAGCTCACACGTGTGCGCTTTTGGCATGGTTAGTGGAGGCCGTGCTTGGATGGGTGGGGCTCTGTTTGGAGTAGTAGAATCGATTGTTGTCAGTGTATGAAGCGGAGCTGTCTGCTGAACAACAGGTGATCATACACCCTCCCAACAGACACAGTCCAGTACCCACCCACCCAGAATACAGGGAGAAGCCAAAGGACATCAAGCCCCTCTCGTGATGGGCGCCAATGGGAAACCACACGGTGGATACGACGCCACAAAAAGCTGAGGAAATAATGACAGAGAATTAACATTAAATTTGGTATTTTACTTGTTAATGATAAAAAGGTAAAGTATTTTAAAAGATGTACTGACAATATTGTAATATTACCACCCACCTATCGCTTATTTTAGTTACTCAGCTAAAGGAGATACTGTATGTGTATCAGATATGAACAAATTCAAAAGTAATTCAAGTTTTTTGTAAAATCTAAATTCTCCaagagaaagacagaaaataattttcatttctaataattacagaaattaagcaTTTTCCATCTGGTAATAatactttttataaaatgtgcaaattgtagcctatACATTACAATTAAACGAGATTCATATCCTGTGGGCTACAAGTCtcctacatttacatttttacttttatgcAGTTGGcaaacgcttttatccaaatcgccttacagtgcatttaagatGCATATATCTTCCCTGagattgaacccatgacatttACAATATGCAAAGGGAATACTAACTGTCTGAGTGAAACACTAGAATgactttaaatataataaaacctCATTTAAGAAATCTCATGCCCACCAGTTAACAGTATGAGGATCCCTCCGAGCACAGATCGCTTGTTTTTGGCGCTTTCAGGTTCATTGCCGAGGTTAATACAGGACATGGACATGAGCACGAGCGCGAGAGCAGGCAGTCCAACAATCGATGCGGTGACCATTAGAGCACGAGACGTCTGGATGTAAGCTGAAAAAAACGAAATTAGTCTTTAGTCATTTTAATAATAACAcgatattttattaaagaaataaaaatttaagtttTCAATCAAACAGCCAACATTTTAAGCATCTATggcataaaatatttatttcatatttttgtctCACTTGTTATTGAATATCTGTGTCTATACACCAAGAAAGGACATTTAATATattagaatttttaaaaagtaaaaagaagGACAATACATTGACAATTAAAGCTTTAAAGAATTAACCagttttattgtagtaaaattgactttgtattagtaaaaccatggtaaataGGTTGTCACTTAAACACATTTCCGTAAGGGTAAATTAATTCATAGTTCCTTCACACCTGGAAAATTGTTCActtttgtttgtgttgcttTTATTAATAGCACCtttattacaattatttatttactttagaCGTACCTGGTAAATCGAGAATCTGAGTGAGTGTGATGCAGTGATAAAGAGCTGTTGAGATCACACAGTCTGCCCACAGACCCTTGGCTTCCAGTTCATCCATCTTCTTACAGGTGTTCATGTTGTATTTACAGGTGACGACCCAGTCATTGGTGGCAGTGGCGATGATAAGTCCGATCCAACCAACAAAACTCATCACAAATCCCGTGAACTGTATGCAAGTATTTGCCATGATGTACAATTCTTATACgataaaaaaatcttttcaaAAACAAAGGTCCTTTTTGCTttaaaacagaaatgaatgCAGTCAAATAATCTGAAGCCGGGCGAGTTAATTTGTGTAATTTATCTGTTGTAGTTTCCAAGTATTTTAATCCACTGCGCACAAATCATGTTGAGGCAAAGGTCCCAAAAGTAAGCAGCACTCGATGTTCATACAGCATTTGTGAACCGTTACGGCGGTTTTATAGAGGAACGATGAAAAAActttcagccaatcacatgcgCAGACACACTCCTCAAGGTTACTCCACAAGTCTCATTTCTAACTCTCGTGTTTCTCTTATCACGCtcatataatatactaataaatGATGCAtacataaattaaaaattaagaagtCATTTGAGCCGTATTAAAACAGAACAATGGCAGAATTATTGTTGAGTTGAGAAACGATGCAGCACGCGTCAGCATGGATAGATTTGTGATTCATGGCTGCCCCCTGCTGGTTTATTTTCACAAACGGTTTACAAATGTTTCACAAAaagttttaatatattttggaGGATGAAGTTGGAGTAGTTACAGATGATGACCTTTGCTGATTACAAAAGATGAGGGCAAGTATTGAACCATTATGCATCAATTGCTTGACCAACAGAGAGATTATCTAAGAACATGAGAGACGTTCTTCAGATAATAAAGATGCTCAGTCTTGGTGAGTCTGAGCTTGGGTTAATGAGTAGTCGAGAAGTGCAAATCTAGATGTCTAACATGAAGGTCAGCTTAGAGATCTGACGTATGTTGAGAATGTTGAAAGCTGCAGACAGATTCAGAAGAACAGAGCCATTTATCCACTAGGGGGACTcctttgacttccatagtaacaCACAGGTCTATACCTTCAGACAGATATTATCATTCCTATTCATCTCAAAGGTAGTTCAGATAGATATGGGAAAAATAAGtccaaaagaaaacaaatcagGCACTTGTGAAGCATCTATAACGAAATGCATGAGATGTACTGTATATGTTGCATACTAACATTTCAATATATTCAGAAAACAAAAGGCCAAGGGAGAAAGATGctttttacttttataatatagtGTAGTTACAGCATCTACCAGCAGAGGCTAACAGGACTAATCAGTCAAATCTTGCGCCCTTGACCATGTTTACTGTATGTCGGCCCCTTCCAAATATTTTGAACATGTTTAATCTAATCTTCAATGTTTGCTTAAATTCCGTCAGTTTAGCCTTGTTTATTATTGTGAAAACATTTAATGTAACTTGTATAACAAGGAATTTATATGCATTTTAAGAATCGCAGCTCTTTATAACCAAAAGGTAAATTAAGTGAATAACATCTTGCATTTCCTACACTCATATCTAAGTTTACTAAATCTTCCTTTGATTACCTTATTAAAACCATGCTTGTGAATATAATAAACTGTCAACAGCACCCTTGTTCCTCTACATCTGTCAATCTAGGGGCTAAATAAATCACCACACAAATATCTCAAGCAATTCATCATTTGCTCCAGGAACATGGCAGCATAAAAATTTAGCTAATGATATGGATCCTAATGTTGGTCTGACGGAGCAAAATGATCAAAATGTACTGCAGAGCGCAGCCATGCTGTGTAAGCAACTTGCTGGGTTGACCAAACATCTTTAAATCACCTTAGCAGGAGGCAAGGGAGGCAATCATCAAGGTTTTTACTTCCATCAATGTATTACATCTCTCATGTCAGCAAGGTTGCGAGCAGCTGAGAGACATCATTACTTGTGAATATTTCTAATTCTGTGCAAGAGCTCATTTGTAGAGCAGTAAATGACTCTGGACTTGTAGTTTGGACTTGTTTATGGAGTATGATAAGGATCTTAGTAATATCATAGAGTTTATTATGTAAAAGATGCAttcaatgtatttaaaaatgtaaagtgtTTACATCCAAATCCACATAACCAAACATATTTCATAGATTTATTAAGTAATCAGCATCGCTCATAACTTTGATGTGCTGTATTATGCTGTTAATTCATCTTATATTATGGGTGGAGAACATTACTTTTGGCTCTGTGCAAACGAAATGGCATTCAGACCCATGGAGTGCTCctataaataaatgtgtaattTCATGCACTGGCTCTCATTAGAGCCAAAGATATTCTCTCTTGTGACTGATGGTGCACTAGCATTTGCTTATATTGTGTCTGATTGCCAGCTGAAGGTTATTTGGTTTTCGTACACAAAATGTATCTGGGAATGATTTTGGGAAATTCTAACCTACTTGAGTACTAACAACAGTGAATATTTTTTCACAATTCAACACAATCTCTAGGCAATTTGAGTGTATTTTATTAAGCAGCTAATCCGCCTAAAGTCGAACTACCAAATTGGTATTTTCATAAGATTTTTCCCTGTGATGTTTGGTTTAGTGGTGGGGGTTGTGCCTTTTTGTagcatttattttgtatgaatTCGTACCACTTAGCCAACTCGTGTAAGGGGAAATCACCCGTTGGAACAATGGAGGAAACCAATCGGCATGGTGAAAGGCCTTTGTGCGTTCAGTTTTTTTTCTGGCGCTTACTGATGACGTTTTGACATTATTTTAGGTAGTTTTATCTGACTCTAAGATAAGATAGAATCTTGCTGTGTATaatatggtgcttttccattgcattttGGTTTGGTCTGGTCAGCTTACTACTAGATTCTAAAATCTCCTGAGGGTTTTCAGAAAATCTTAATATCTAAGCCTCTGTAGCACtagaaacatgaaataaaagtaaCCGGCGGTAGATGTAATGTTTTNNNNNNNNNNNNNNNNNNNNNNNNNNNNNNNNNNNNNNNNNNNNNNNNNNNNNNNNNNNNNNNNNNNNNNNNNNNNNNNNNNNNNNNNNNNNNNNNNNNNNNNNNNNNNNNNNNNNNNNNNNNNNNNNNNNNNNNNNNNNNNNNNNNNNNNNNNNNNNNNNNNNNNNNNNNNNNNNNNNNNNNNNNNNNNNNNNNNNNNNTTCATGCAGCATCAGGCGCAAATGGGTTAATTCTTACCAATTCATAACACTGAGTAAAAGGTTTTGGAAAGTTTAATTCTGAAACTTACAAAGCCAACAAACATGGCATTtaactttttataaaaattgctaaaagtatattaaatatgattttttttaaataatgtttggtcacactttattttacggtatcacagttacagtgtaattaaacattaaagtactaagtaataatcattaacaaCATGTACATACTATAGGTTTGGGGTTAGGATTatggtttggtttagggttagttgcatgtacAGTAactatgcataattaactgttattactataataattacatgtaacgtgtaacaaagacaccgtaaaataaagtgttacttAATGTTTTATGCAACTTGACTAATTTTATAACAATAATACATGTATACAGTACCAATACTTTAACTTACAGTACATACTTAAATAATTTCTCAATACTTTGCACACACCTGTAAAACACAGTTTTAACCCTGTAAACGTAATCTAATCATGGATCATTAACTGCACTCTTAGAAAAAatgtacaagaaggtacaaaagttgtcactggggtggatattttcaaaaagtacacttttgtacctaaaaggtgcatactggttcctcaaaggtacatacagtatatgtaccAAAATGGCACATGGTAGGCCTTTTTAAacgtacctttttttctgagagtgtggtTGTGGgcagatattttgtgtattcTTACAACAATAATTCAGGTCTCTCTTAAGTTTTTTGCTTTGCTTCAATCTGGTCTTACTGTACATAAAACAGCAGACACCAAATCTCTTGTTGCTTTTAGCTCTTTTTATTGTATCTTTTAAAACCCCTTCACTCTGAACTTGCTGAGGGGTGATTGATTTTCTCATTCACAACCAGCAGTATTGGGCAGGGGACTGGACTTTTACAACAGCTTCCAAACATATCATGATCAATGAATAAGAGTGCCTCCTACAACATCTAGTGCCTCCTACCACATCTGTGTCCTAATGAACACTAACTACAATTCATTGCTAATGGATGGCATAGCAGTAGAAAGAGCCACCCCCCATCATTCTCTCAAAGCCTCAGATTTACTACTGTGCATCCAGTGAATATTATGCTGTGATCTGTCTCACTCAGCACATGAAACAACAAACCGTTGTGGATCTACCTACCGTGGATAACTAAACGGTTATTTCTTGTGTATTTCGAGTCCGTTATCCTCTTCTGCTTAACATCTAAAAGTTTGATCAACCTGCTGCCCCGGAGAGAAGCTTGGAGCTGTTTAGAAAAGAAAATTGTATTTGTACATCATGGGATACAAGGTTTTTCATTTCTTATTCTGCTTCCAGAAATCTTAAAAGATCCTACAAAGACTTCTCAACACAAGATGGATTCTCTTTTCACCAAACAATAGTATCAGGTGTGCCACAATAGCTTTCCACTATCAGCTGTTGTATTCATAACCAACAATACAGTAAGTCTGGATGAAATATTTTACTGTCAACAACTGAGACAGTAAGCCATATTTTGATAATGTTTACTACACTTAGGGGGGAAACCAGAACCTCTGGCACACTGTGAAAGCTTCATTTTGTCATAGTCAAACCTAAAACCATTATCCGCTTGTCAACAGTAAAGTTATTCTCGGATCAAAGAAAAACGTTACATCTTCCCTCAAGCATATCAAACTGTCTAGACAATCTTTTACACTGCTCTGACACCATATGGTGTAAATATAGTAGtattttaacaatatttttactgtatttCATTATGATCCATCAATTCTGCCCAATACTGTATAACTTCATTGCTTGCTGAAAAACAAAAGACTTGTTAGTAGGTCGTGAGCCTTCTGTTCTTTGCAGATGAAAACACTAAAGGTAGTCTAAGAACCCTAAGTATCATTTCCtcatatgaaaaattaaatgcaaattGAACTGCCCGCCTCATTCTGCTTCTGTTTATTAATGACTTTCTTGCCTGAAAACACAACCAACATGTGTATATTGCTCTGTACTAATAATATGAAAGTGTATACTGTAAAACAACAAAAGCAGAATAACAAAATTATTCTCGGTATCTCTTTTAACATCAGTTAACcttttacaatatttattacatattgaTGACAGCTAATGTTAATTCCATTATGAACCAGTATAAACTAGCAATTAACAATAGAATAAATGAAGTTAACATTACTTATGTTTGAATGCTGTAAAACTATCACTCTTCGTAgttccttaaagggacactccactatttttgaaaataagaaTTTTCAGGAGGTGCATTGATATTACGCAGAAGCAGAAAATAGTCCCcatagtaactttcaatagcaggggactattttcgggcactgcgtaatatcattgcgcttcCTGCacccatgttacagca from Paramisgurnus dabryanus chromosome 6, PD_genome_1.1, whole genome shotgun sequence encodes the following:
- the cldn11a gene encoding claudin-11a; translation: MANTCIQFTGFVMSFVGWIGLIIATATNDWVVTCKYNMNTCKKMDELEAKGLWADCVISTALYHCITLTQILDLPAYIQTSRALMVTASIVGLPALALVLMSMSCINLGNEPESAKNKRSVLGGILILLTAFCGVVSTVWFPIGAHHERGLMSFGFSLYSGWVGTGLCLLGGCMITCCSADSSASYTDNNRFYYSKQSPTHPSTASTNHAKSAHV